Proteins from a genomic interval of Centroberyx gerrardi isolate f3 chromosome 23, fCenGer3.hap1.cur.20231027, whole genome shotgun sequence:
- the LOC139924031 gene encoding low affinity immunoglobulin gamma Fc region receptor III-A-like, with protein CFSLSDPRIVLDRLQFFEYESVSFKCEGSDGSTGWRVMMRKTKGIITTCLNNCEASKGSYTIKTAFPVDSGEYWCEAGKGKRSNAVNIAVTAGSVILESPVLPVMKGDAVTLNCTTKTPSNLTADFYKDGFLIRTGSAGEMTIHSVSKSDEGLYKCNISGAGESPESWLAVRALQETPPSPRHSPWTVVTVILLALLLVVGLLHYVKHKVVICVSSETPTAGSDSGVEDRTGEEHQRISGGVSAANSPMATYAVVTKHKKKRGH; from the exons tgtttctctctctcagatcctcGTATTGTTCTTGACAGACTGCAGTTCTTTGAATATGAGTCTGTCTCTTTTAAGTGTGAGGGGTCTGATGGTTCGACTGGATGGAGAGTTATGATGAGGAAGACCAAGGGAATAATTACTACATGTCTCAATAACTGTGAGGCATCAAAAGGGTCCTACACAATTAAAACTGCCTTTCCAGTAGACAGTGGCGAATACTGGTGTGAGGctggaaagggaaagagaagcaACGCTGTCAACATCGCGGTCACTG CTGGGTCTGTGATCCTGGAGAGTCCTGTCCTTCCTGTGATGAAGGGAGATGCTGTGACTCTGAACTGTACAACCAAGACTCCCTCCAACCTCACAGCTGATTTCTATAAAGATGGCTTCCTCATCAGGACCGGCTCTGCAGGAGAGATGACCATCCACAGTGTTTCCAAGTCTGATGAAGGACTCTACAAGTGTAACATCTCTGGTGCTGGAGAATCACCAgagagctggctggctgtgagag CACTTCAAGAAACTCCTCCTTCCCCCCGTCACTCCCCATGGACTGTTGTCACCGTTATATTGTTGGCTCTGCTGTTGGTGGTGGGACTGCTTCACTATGTGAAACACAAAG TGGTGATCTGCGTTTCCTCTGAGACTCCAACGGCAGGATCGGACTCAGGCGTGGAGGATCGAACAGGCGAGGAACACCAACGAA TCTCTGGAGGGGTCAGTGCAGCTAATTCACCCATGGCAACGTATGCTGTCGTCACaaaacacaagaagaagagag gtcACTGA